GACCAGCCGCTGCGCTGTGATCTCCCCGAGTTCCCTGACGGCTGAGCAGCCCACTCATGTCTCCAGGCAGCGTCGCCGGGCTGCTGCTGGCAGCCGGCGGGTCGCATCGCCTCGGCGAGCCCAAGCAGCTGCTGGTGGACGAGACCGGCGTTCCGGCCGTGGTGCGCATGGCGCGAGCGCTTCGTGATGCGGGGTGCGCCCCGGTCCTCGTCGTCGTTGGCGCCGCCGCCGAAGCGGTGACGAGCAGCCTGGCGCACGAGTCGGTGCACGTGGTCACACACGCGGCATGGGCTCATGGCATGGGGAGCTCCATTAGCGCGGGGATGCGGACGCTGCTCGACATCACCGCGTCAACCGACGAGGTGCAGGGCGTGCTCATTGCGCCGTGT
Above is a window of Gemmatimonas sp. DNA encoding:
- a CDS encoding NTP transferase domain-containing protein translates to MSPGSVAGLLLAAGGSHRLGEPKQLLVDETGVPAVVRMARALRDAGCAPVLVVVGAAAEAVTSSLAHESVHVVTHAAWAHGMGSSISAGMRTLLDITASTDEVQGVLIAPCDMPAVTAPFLGALRAHFTGTERVAAAYVAGAYMPTASVAATTAPARGIPAILPRADWPWLEMLSGEQGAKPLLQQDTIAVPLGDGAFDLDTPADVARWRQTQERGGRSANT